The nucleotide sequence tggggaagtcatggcctaatggttagagagtttgactcctaatcctaaggtTGTTGGTTCTAGTCTCGGACCTGCAATACCACgattgaggtgcccttgagcaaggcactgaacccccaactgctccccggacaccgcagcataaatggctgcccactgctccgggtgtgtgttcactgctgtgtgtgtgcactttggatgggttaaatgcagagcgcgaattctgagtatgggtcaccatacttggctgtatgtcactttcactttttcacttacATGGGCCAttaggggatatatatatatataatattatatgtgtttttttttttcaggatggtttttattttatagaaaaaacTGTAGTCTACCacatccagttctcaaaagtcttctgaacaaatgttctgtatgtgttttatgtccTTAATTCAgtgacataaaaatatttgtctgttttttcactaATCAACCACGcataaatgttgttttctcaaaaacgcAAACATGCACATTCATGTTGCTTACATATTACTGTAGCACAGTTTGTGCTTGATACAGTGTAATCAGAATTTAgctatgaatatttttttaagatccTGAAAAAAGGACAATGTCCGGGCATGTCAAAACTCCGGCCCCAAAACCCCCTCAGACCCCTTAGTGTTAGTCACGATTGTTACCATCTATTTTCTTTAGTTTATATCCTGCTGGTAAAATCACTGCATTTGTTAGCCAGCAAAGTTGCAGATTTAAAGATGTGACGTGAGAAAGCCATCTGATATGTTGATTCAGCCGAAAGAAATCCTGCAGTGCCATTCACACAGTTTTCCATTATATTTGTCCTGAATCATGGTTAATGCACATAATGACTTCACCCTAGGTTGTAAAAttgtgcattttgcatttttcagtgaaatgtttgtctttctgtggctcttaTAAAGTCTATATGCTTATAGAGCCATAAAATATAGATAGCGCTTTTTCTTTCTGGTTTAGACTTGATGTGAGagtatacatacaatatccatATTTATGTAACTTCAATGCTATGGGTGTAGATATTTAAAGTTAATTTCAACATCTACTAATACAAATTTTAAAGTTtcatctgttaacattagttaatgaaataactaattatcaatatataatattttttatagtaaagcACTATTTAAAATTTTGTTCAGAATCTGTTTTCAAAATTATCGGTTGATTAATCAGTGTCTGAAAGTGTGATCCAACCTAGCTATTGGTATCAGTAAAATTCACTGTCGGTCAACCTCTAATTAGCCTAAAAATGATGCTCAAAAGCTTGTATCCTGTTTGAtccttatattttaaaaaacttttaaaattattttatattttaaaaaacttttaaaaaacttACTTTTTAAAGCTGTATGGATAATCAAATAAAGTTGCTAAATGTTTATCTTGTTGAAATgttactaaaaatgtaaaagttattcttacatttactttagaaaatataaaatgtttcatgGCAAAAAGACAAGTTTATCACAACCTAAAAGTGGACATTTTTGGAATTGtactaaaaggccttttacaTGCTAAAATCAATCACAAGGCATGTGGCAGATTGTATTCAATAGGTCTTTTAGCTCATGttgaccatttaaaggctttaagAAATGTATCAATGATACTTAAGCTTTAGATTGTTAAATATAGGTCTttatagggatagttcagccTAAAATGATTATTCTATCAACATTTACCCACCCTACCATTCTGGTTACGTCCTACAGGTTTGGCACAACATGAGTGTGTGAATTAATAccagaactgtccctttaatgatttatatttgtTGCAAACACCCCAAGCTACTTTGTTGGCAGTGCACTGTGAGTAGTCAAACTCAGTCTGTGGCTCTGATGGGATGTTATTCGTGTGTTGTCAGGGGATGAGAGGAGAGCAGGTGCTGCGCTCCTGGCTGCGGACTCAGTGACTCTCTCTTTGGACTCAGGATGGCGCAGGGAGGGCCTCAGTTAGACTACCTCATACTGCAGGACCTCAAACAGCGCTTCCCAGAGATTCCAGAGAAAGTAGTGTCTCAGTGCCTTCTTCAGGTGAGAACCAGCGGACACCATTGAAACAAATGGGATGTTAAAAATGTGGCCTGCTCCAGTACTTTGAGCCATTTTTACCCattacacatttaaatgaaatacacacacacacacacacacacacactatctagTTTTAGTTTACATATTTAGATTATCtttcgttttctttctttctgcctaATGAAACATGGGGATAAAATGGCTTTCCTGGGATAAATGTTAAGCCAGATggctttttgttttattaatatctttCATTGATGTgattcactgatttattgtttgaATGTTGTAATAAAATTGACAATTTGAAATGAGGCATTGCTTTATCAAAAACAATGTTATTCCTCAGTCACGTTCATCTCCAACTcaaatattttgcacattttgcaaATGATCTTATGAAAATGACCTTTTTAAGTAGGTTAACTGAGACAGATGatgatacactaccatttaaatgttAGCAGTTAAGatctcttaagctcaccaaggctgaataaaagagcagcatttatttaaatagaaaaattttgCAATGCACTGTCAGTTTTGATCTAATGTAATGAATTCATGCTTAACacatattcatttctttaaaaaaaaaaaaaaaaactgagaggcCCCAAATTTTAGAACTATGGCATATGTATACCTTATGATAATGATGTGCAGTGAGTgttataagtaatattttttgCTGTGTCATTTTGGCTGAATGCCAttactgttctgttctgttcaatACATTACTAATGCCATCAGAGTGACTTCAGGTGCAAAGAACATGTCTACTTCACTGTCTTCCATTTCCTCTTCAGAACAACAATAACCTGGACCTCTGCTGCCATCTGTTGGCTCAAGAGAGTAATAGATACCTGTATGAGGAGTACCACAGCCCAGATGACTTGAACTTAAACCGGAACCACATGCTGCGCATTAGTGTGGGTTACCCTGCTACTGAAGGGGCTAAAAATAGTGCTGATGGCCGAGCTTTGGTCCACAGTTCCAGCGATGGGCACATCGAGCATCCTCGAAGTGGTTTCCATGAGCCCCTCTCCGCCCCCGCTACTATGGCGCCATCACCCGGCTTTAACCCCTTCTTCATTAACGATCAAGGACGCTCAAACATCCCCACCCCTCCACCCAGCATCCAAGGCATGTCGCCCACATACCACCCTGTCCCACGATACATGACTCCTATAACAGTTACCTTATCCCAGAACATCCCCTCTGCCCCACAAGCACTGCAGATACCCCCTGGTGTCTATTGTAACAGTGGGAACACGGTGTACATGCGTCCCTCACCGTCTCAAAGTCCTCAACCCACTCCCTGGTCCTCATCTGGGACATCTGTGTACCAGCAGTCTCCTTATGCTACTCCGACATACCAGTCTCCTTACAGCTCTCCCCAACATCAGGTCCAGCAACCGCCTCAGGTGTTTCTGCCCATAAGTCCCCCCACCCTCCCTGGGCTGTCCTACCAGCAGACGCCAGTTTCCCACAGGCCTTTTATGTCCTCCAAAGTCCCTATGAAGAACCATATAGAGATCACACTGGAGGGACAACGATCACGGAGCAACTCCCCTGTACATGCTCCGCAGGGAACACTCTATATGGCCAACAGCCCTTCTCCAAGTTCCCCATCCCGGGCTATTAGTATGACCGGACCCCCTGGGGCCTCCATTCATCAAGGAATGTATGTCCACCAGGGTGTGGCAAGGCCCCGGCCTGCATCCTCTCCTCAGCCGGCCAGCTCTGCGTTCATCAAGATCAAAGTGTCCCCTGGCCAGGCACAGCGTTCCTCAAGCTCTCCACCAGTTGAGACAGAGTCACTCCTCAATATAGTGCACCAGGGTGAGCGCCACGGTGCACCTCCTCCGATCCTGCCCATCTCTGCCCTGCCAGGGAACATCTCCAGTCACATCAACCGCATGCCTAGACGATTCAGCTCCGGCTCGGATGACTATGCATATACTCAAGGTATGAATCTGCTTATGTAAACccttatgtgtatgtatatgcaaataattaagtatatatatactcTTTACTGTCAAAGTGGTCATTTCCTGTCCATGATTAGCTTTTTATGCAACTCCTTTGCGTCCGTTTATGGTGTTTGTATGCATCAGTGTTGGGTGTATGTGGGCAAGTCTTCAGGCTTGTATGCTTGTGTATGTCTCCTCCTCAGCACTGCTCCTGCACCAGCGTGCTCGGATGGAGCGTCTGATGAAAGAACTCATGCTGGAGCGGCAGAAACTGGAGCAGCTGAAGAAGGAAGTGAATGAAATGGAATTTGACGCCCTGCAGAGACGCTTCAGACGGGTGAACAGCACCAGCCTGATCCCTCGGGTAAGTGAGAGACCAGGCTTTTatagtgtgtatagtgtgtgaATGCATATTTTTGAAGGGGTGTCGGAACACACACCCACTTGTTTTACATCGCTAATAAAGGGAATAAATGAATCCTCATCAAATTCTCCAAATGAGCCTTgcatataaaaacatacacaccTAGAATCTACATGCAGAATGTGCAAATACTATGGGGTGGTAATGTTTCACATCTGTTTATTCGGGTTCTCGCTCATTCTGCATGCTTCACAGACT is from Carassius auratus strain Wakin unplaced genomic scaffold, ASM336829v1 scaf_tig00002576, whole genome shotgun sequence and encodes:
- the LOC113069881 gene encoding TGF-beta-activated kinase 1 and MAP3K7-binding protein 3-like, which encodes MAQGGPQLDYLILQDLKQRFPEIPEKVVSQCLLQNNNNLDLCCHLLAQESNRYLYEEYHSPDDLNLNRNHMLRISVGYPATEGAKNSADGRALVHSSSDGHIEHPRSGFHEPLSAPATMAPSPGFNPFFINDQGRSNIPTPPPSIQGMSPTYHPVPRYMTPITVTLSQNIPSAPQALQIPPGVYCNSGNTVYMRPSPSQSPQPTPWSSSGTSVYQQSPYATPTYQSPYSSPQHQVQQPPQVFLPISPPTLPGLSYQQTPVSHRPFMSSKVPMKNHIEITLEGQRSRSNSPVHAPQGTLYMANSPSPSSPSRAISMTGPPGASIHQGMYVHQGVARPRPASSPQPASSAFIKIKVSPGQAQRSSSSPPVETESLLNIVHQGERHGAPPPILPISALPGNISSHINRMPRRFSSGSDDYAYTQALLLHQRARMERLMKELMLERQKLEQLKKEVNEMEFDALQRRFRRVNSTSLIPRPEDMTRIRSQNRQLQIDIDCTLKETDLMQSRGKFDVRTMNNFYDNIQPGPVVPPRVKPPVVQTDEDFEGAQWNCESCTFLNHPALHRCEQCEMPRNT